In the genome of Fervidobacterium nodosum Rt17-B1, the window ATAATCTTTATCACCGAGTATCTTCGCACCGTAAAGTGTATGATTTTTCATCAGCGCAAATTCCTCATCGGAAAGTCTTGCAGGTTTATTTAACAATTCCTTCGGTACGAGTATCTTCCCTATATCGTGCAAGGGTGCGAAGGTTTTTATTTTATAAACTAATTCAGTTGGCAAACCTAATTTTTCTGCAAGAAAACCAGATAGCTCTCCAACACGTTCTATATGATTACCAGTCTCCTCATCGTAACTTTCAGCTATAACTGCAAGTTGCCGTGCAAAAGAAAGATACGCATCCTCAAGCTTTTCGGAAAGTTCCTCAAGAGCTCGGTAAGACTCCTCTAAATCTTCATTCGATGCTCTTAGTTCTTCCATTGTTGCTGATAGTTCATCTCTTAAGAATTCGTATTCCGATATAAGATTATTTACCTCATCGATTTTCGAATTAGGTAACGTATCTTCAACAAACTCCCTCTTTTCGGAAGATTTCTTCATGCTCTCTACAAGAGCGTTAAATGGTTCTGATAATTCATGTGAAAACTTTTTTGAGATAATTGAAACTACAGCAAATATGAGGAGCGTTAGAACAGTCATTAAAACAAAACCACTAAAAACTGGATAAATAACTTTGCCAAGATTGAACTGAACAAATACCACAGTTGGTGCTATAGCAGTCTTTTCATTTTCAAATAATATCAAATCAATATAGTAAACATTCAATCCACTTCGCACAACTTGTGGTTTTTTCTCTTCCGTTGATTTATGTACGAGCTCTCTTAGAACATCTTTATCTATTGATGTACCATTGTTTTCAATTAAAGAGAACACTTCGTTCAAATTCATTGTATACAATTTCAAATTGTGAATATCAAGAGTACTGACAAAGCCCTTTATATTCTGAAACATCTGAAAGTCATTCGAAATTTGCTCTTTAAAATGAATAGCGTAAAAATCATTTTTTACCTTTATATATATTTCCTGAGCAAAACCACTTTTTGTTAACCGCTTTTCGATGAAGTAATCAACGTCATCTATCAATTTATCTTTGACCCAGTCTGGAACATCGGCTTTTGTTATACCCTCTAACTCACATTGATTTAAACCTTGAATGAAATACTCTTTTCTAAAATCTTCAATTAGACTGCGTGCATTTTTCGTATCGTGAGAAATTCTGTGAACCAAATCGTCCAAAGCTTTTATTAGGGGCTCGTCTAATTTCAGGATGAATTCTGCTGCTGCATTTCTAATTTCCCTAACGGAATAGTCGAAATTCTTTCTGACCTGATTACTGTAATATTTGAACATATATAAAGAAATAGTTAGATAAACTACGGCTAATGCAATGACCGTTATTAAAACAACAAGTATAAATTTTTCCATGAGAAGCTTTCTTAACGTCATGCTCTCACTCTCTTTCGTGTATATTTCATGTGTCGTTGCCAAATCATTTTTTATTATATCATTAGTTCCTTAGAAGAATCTTAAATTTTATACCTTGCAACTATATCTTTTAGCATCTGAGCGTTTGCGGTTATCGTTTGAACATTTGCAGTAATTTCTTCAACGTTACTTGTGACCTCCTCGATATTCTCATGAACTATTTTAACATTGTCATTT includes:
- a CDS encoding HD-GYP domain-containing protein → MTLRKLLMEKFILVVLITVIALAVVYLTISLYMFKYYSNQVRKNFDYSVREIRNAAAEFILKLDEPLIKALDDLVHRISHDTKNARSLIEDFRKEYFIQGLNQCELEGITKADVPDWVKDKLIDDVDYFIEKRLTKSGFAQEIYIKVKNDFYAIHFKEQISNDFQMFQNIKGFVSTLDIHNLKLYTMNLNEVFSLIENNGTSIDKDVLRELVHKSTEEKKPQVVRSGLNVYYIDLILFENEKTAIAPTVVFVQFNLGKVIYPVFSGFVLMTVLTLLIFAVVSIISKKFSHELSEPFNALVESMKKSSEKREFVEDTLPNSKIDEVNNLISEYEFLRDELSATMEELRASNEDLEESYRALEELSEKLEDAYLSFARQLAVIAESYDEETGNHIERVGELSGFLAEKLGLPTELVYKIKTFAPLHDIGKILVPKELLNKPARLSDEEFALMKNHTLYGAKILGDKDYFDVARKIALYHHEKYDGSGYPFGLKGEEIPIEARIVALVDVYDALRSQRPYKRALSHEETLEVITKGDDRTRPEHFDPVLLRIFVENSEYIKSLWDELNTYNMRAS